From the Hymenobacter yonginensis genome, one window contains:
- a CDS encoding M43 family zinc metalloprotease, producing MKKNIYSLALAFLGLTTAAFGQELRLGNAELSPALPGRSCAAMEVLAAQMQADPSLAQRMANVEAQTRAFEVSPVFSRATAGVVSIPVVVHVVYKTAAENVSATQIQAQIDVLNKDFAKMNADASLVPAAFAGLAANTNIQFVLAKRDPNGNATTGIIRKLTKTTSFSSNDAVKNAKRGGDNAWPASSYLNLWVCNLGQGLLGYAQFPGGAASTDGVVILYSSLPGGTSRPYDKGRTATHEVGHWLNLRHIWGDASCGNDLVSDTPTQQAANYGCPSYPKVSCSNQGDMSMNYMDYTDDACMYMFSTGQSTRMNALFAAGGARASLVTSLGGTALRQSAATAEAQSKVRLFPNPVAQTLNVSVPAEQFGNWSVKVFDLRGYEMKQASYDNQGHIGVAGLPQGLYQAVLTDGTQTIRQRFEKE from the coding sequence ATGAAGAAAAACATCTACTCACTCGCACTTGCCTTCTTAGGTCTGACTACCGCCGCTTTCGGGCAGGAACTCCGCCTGGGCAATGCTGAATTGTCTCCGGCGCTGCCCGGCCGCTCCTGCGCTGCCATGGAGGTGCTGGCAGCCCAGATGCAGGCCGACCCCAGCCTGGCCCAGCGCATGGCCAACGTAGAAGCCCAAACCCGGGCCTTTGAGGTGTCGCCGGTGTTCAGCCGCGCCACGGCGGGCGTAGTTAGCATTCCGGTAGTGGTGCACGTGGTGTACAAGACGGCGGCTGAAAACGTGTCTGCCACGCAGATTCAGGCTCAGATTGACGTACTGAATAAGGACTTCGCCAAGATGAATGCCGATGCCAGCCTGGTGCCGGCAGCCTTCGCCGGCCTGGCGGCTAACACCAACATTCAGTTTGTGCTGGCCAAGCGCGACCCCAACGGCAACGCCACCACCGGCATCATCCGCAAGCTCACCAAAACCACTTCCTTCAGCAGCAACGATGCCGTGAAGAACGCCAAGCGTGGCGGCGACAATGCCTGGCCGGCCAGCTCCTACCTCAACCTGTGGGTGTGCAACCTAGGCCAGGGCCTACTCGGCTACGCCCAGTTCCCGGGCGGCGCAGCCAGCACCGACGGCGTCGTGATTCTGTATTCGTCGCTGCCCGGCGGCACCTCGCGCCCTTACGACAAAGGCCGCACGGCCACGCACGAAGTAGGCCACTGGCTGAACCTGCGCCACATCTGGGGTGATGCCAGCTGCGGCAACGACCTGGTGAGCGACACGCCCACCCAGCAGGCAGCCAACTACGGCTGCCCCAGCTACCCCAAGGTGTCGTGCTCCAACCAAGGCGACATGAGCATGAACTACATGGACTACACCGACGACGCCTGCATGTACATGTTCTCTACCGGCCAGAGCACCCGCATGAACGCCCTGTTCGCGGCAGGCGGTGCCCGCGCCTCGCTGGTTACGTCGTTGGGCGGTACGGCCCTGCGCCAGTCGGCTGCTACGGCCGAAGCCCAGAGCAAGGTGCGCCTGTTCCCGAACCCGGTGGCACAGACGCTGAACGTGTCGGTGCCGGCTGAGCAGTTTGGCAACTGGAGCGTGAAAGTATTCGACCTGCGCGGCTACGAAATGAAGCAGGCAAGCTACGACAACCAAGGACACATTGGCGTGGCCGGCCTGCCCCAGGGCCTCTACCAGGCCGTTCTGACCGACGGCACCCAGACGATTCGCCAGCGTTTCGAGAAAGAATAG
- a CDS encoding UDP-N-acetylmuramoyl-tripeptide--D-alanyl-D-alanine ligase produces the protein MEDIEALYDRFRACTAVSTDSRQPQNGTLFFALNGPSFRGADFAPQAIAQGARHAVTDDATLAAQNPEHYTYAPDPLLALQALARHHRRQLIIPVLAITGSNGKTTTKELVHAVLSRRYKVQYTRGNLNNHIGVPLTLLSIRSGEHELAIVEMGANHQGEIALLCELAEPTHGLITNIGKAHLEGFGGQEGILKGKSELFRFLAKVGGTAFVNTLDHRLAGLADLVPGHVTYPGPTDTYPATLLSAAPQVVLRLADGTIAEAHITGDYNFPNLAAAAAVGAYFEVPTQEVAAALAAYAPTNNRSQLVQTGRNEVVLDAYNANPSSMAAALRSFANRPGVSNAAKVVILGDMFELGDESSREHQALGHLLAELPLGTVVLIGPDMARAAAVDPSFRYFATKPEAASWLQQQPLQGRQILIKGSRGMGLESLLDMV, from the coding sequence ATGGAAGATATTGAGGCGCTCTACGACCGGTTTCGCGCCTGCACGGCCGTCAGTACCGACTCGCGGCAGCCGCAGAACGGGACCCTGTTTTTCGCCCTGAACGGCCCCAGCTTCCGCGGGGCCGACTTCGCCCCGCAGGCCATAGCGCAGGGCGCCCGCCACGCCGTCACGGACGACGCCACGCTGGCGGCGCAAAACCCCGAGCACTACACCTACGCCCCCGATCCGCTACTGGCTTTGCAGGCACTGGCCCGGCACCACCGCCGCCAGCTCATCATTCCGGTGCTGGCCATCACGGGCTCGAATGGCAAAACCACCACCAAGGAGCTGGTGCACGCCGTGCTAAGCCGCCGCTACAAAGTGCAGTACACGCGCGGCAACCTCAACAACCACATCGGGGTGCCGCTCACGCTGCTCAGCATCCGTAGCGGCGAGCATGAATTGGCCATTGTGGAGATGGGCGCCAACCACCAGGGCGAAATTGCGCTGCTCTGCGAGCTGGCCGAGCCCACCCACGGCCTCATCACCAATATCGGCAAGGCCCACCTGGAAGGATTTGGCGGGCAGGAAGGTATCCTGAAGGGCAAGTCGGAGCTGTTCCGGTTTCTGGCCAAAGTAGGCGGCACGGCTTTCGTCAACACCCTCGACCACCGCCTCGCCGGCCTCGCCGACCTGGTGCCCGGCCACGTCACGTACCCCGGCCCCACCGACACCTACCCGGCCACCCTGCTCAGCGCCGCCCCGCAGGTCGTGCTGCGCCTCGCCGACGGCACCATCGCCGAAGCTCACATCACCGGCGACTACAACTTCCCGAACTTGGCCGCCGCTGCCGCCGTGGGCGCTTATTTTGAGGTACCGACCCAAGAAGTGGCCGCCGCGCTGGCCGCCTACGCACCCACCAACAACCGCTCGCAGCTGGTGCAGACCGGCCGCAACGAAGTGGTGCTGGACGCCTACAACGCCAACCCCAGCAGCATGGCTGCCGCTCTGCGCAGCTTTGCCAACCGCCCCGGTGTGTCGAATGCGGCCAAAGTGGTGATTCTGGGAGACATGTTTGAGCTGGGCGACGAGAGTTCACGCGAGCATCAGGCCCTGGGCCACCTGCTGGCCGAGCTGCCCCTGGGCACCGTCGTGCTCATCGGCCCCGATATGGCCCGCGCCGCTGCCGTCGATCCGTCGTTCCGCTACTTCGCCACCAAGCCCGAGGCGGCCAGCTGGCTGCAGCAACAGCCGCTGCAGGGCCGCCAGATTCTCATCAAAGGCTCCCGCGGCATGGGCCTGGAAAGCCTGCTGGACATGGTGTAG
- a CDS encoding T9SS type A sorting domain-containing protein has product MFRRFILATAVLTSFGWAGSATRATAQNTAFGFEFREVAKVVQGADTLRNAWAGGLDSPQFSGIDLDADGRQDLFIFDRRTRRVLTYRNAAAPGGSRRWQYAPELATLFPAGLLNWALLRDYDCDGRPDLFTSAENGADIRVFRNVAGAAGLPSFQLVTPQIRAALPGSSITVNINTGTNMPAIADVDGDGRLDILVVDWDTNRSVYHYQNTATDACGGLAFRQATDAWGNIRNCLGECGSYVFSATPVLCREARPQHSSSSSFTVLDLDGDGDQDALMGRDYCPELVSTLNEGTPQLARMTAANANFPTTAAPIRIPFFPAGYVVDLTFDGRPDLLAAPNLFDNLDSVDTRRTVLLYENIGTGPAYNLQPRQTGFLQQDMLEASSQAAPAFLDVDADGRLDLLVAGVKRLTPASPLVASVAHYRNTGTAARPVYQLITEDFLGLSARKFGALRPTVADLNRDGAPDLVCAGYTAVGRRGFVGYYPNRALAGQPASFNTNDLRLISNLPNALDDNATFFDVDNDGFLDLLYATNSTRSDMPGQALRYYRNSGSATPETAFVLANADFGQLRTATGARPANLSPVVADFDGDGTPDLLTVDASGQVRLFANLRAQSGIFIDRSSLFYNAALGRYDDGYLGAHTPNHFALAAADVNADGSPELFIGTEAGGVLAAGTRNRVLSTRPAAAQTLPLSVYPNPAAAATTVETARPARLTLLDLTGRTVRTVAVPSRRHQLDLRGLAVGVYVVRCETPDGQLGVQRLVVSE; this is encoded by the coding sequence ATGTTTCGACGGTTTATTCTCGCTACTGCGGTGCTGACGAGCTTTGGCTGGGCCGGTTCGGCTACCCGGGCAACTGCGCAAAATACGGCTTTTGGCTTTGAGTTTCGGGAGGTGGCAAAGGTAGTGCAGGGCGCCGACACGCTCCGCAACGCTTGGGCCGGTGGCCTCGACTCGCCTCAGTTTTCGGGCATCGACCTCGACGCCGACGGCCGGCAGGATTTGTTCATCTTCGACCGCCGCACGCGCCGGGTGCTCACCTACCGCAACGCCGCCGCGCCCGGTGGCTCCCGCCGCTGGCAGTACGCGCCCGAGCTGGCGACGCTGTTTCCGGCCGGCCTGCTCAACTGGGCTCTGCTGCGCGACTACGACTGCGACGGCCGCCCCGACTTGTTCACCTCCGCCGAAAACGGCGCCGACATCCGCGTGTTCCGCAACGTGGCCGGCGCCGCCGGGCTGCCGTCGTTTCAACTCGTGACGCCCCAGATCCGGGCCGCGCTACCGGGCAGCAGCATCACGGTCAACATCAACACCGGCACCAACATGCCCGCCATTGCCGATGTGGACGGCGACGGCCGCCTCGATATTCTGGTGGTGGACTGGGATACCAACCGTTCGGTGTATCACTACCAGAACACGGCCACCGATGCCTGCGGAGGGCTGGCGTTCCGGCAGGCGACGGATGCCTGGGGCAACATTCGCAACTGCCTTGGCGAGTGTGGCTCGTATGTGTTCAGTGCCACGCCGGTGCTATGCCGCGAGGCCCGGCCGCAGCATTCGTCCAGCAGCAGCTTCACGGTTCTCGACCTGGATGGCGACGGCGACCAGGATGCCTTGATGGGCCGCGACTACTGCCCCGAGCTGGTTTCCACCCTGAACGAGGGCACGCCCCAGCTTGCCCGGATGACGGCAGCCAACGCCAACTTCCCCACTACCGCCGCCCCTATCCGGATTCCGTTTTTCCCGGCCGGCTACGTGGTAGACCTGACCTTCGATGGCCGTCCCGATCTGCTGGCCGCGCCCAATCTGTTCGACAACCTCGACAGTGTGGACACGCGCCGCACGGTGTTGCTTTATGAGAACATCGGCACTGGCCCGGCCTACAACCTGCAGCCGCGCCAGACCGGCTTTCTGCAGCAGGATATGCTGGAAGCTAGCTCGCAGGCCGCGCCCGCTTTCCTGGACGTGGACGCCGACGGCCGGCTGGATCTGCTGGTGGCCGGAGTGAAGCGCCTGACACCGGCCAGCCCGCTGGTGGCCTCGGTGGCGCACTACCGCAATACTGGCACTGCGGCCCGGCCCGTCTATCAGCTCATCACGGAGGATTTCCTGGGCTTATCGGCCCGTAAGTTTGGGGCGTTGCGGCCCACGGTGGCTGACCTCAACCGCGACGGCGCGCCCGACCTGGTGTGCGCCGGCTACACGGCCGTGGGGCGCCGGGGGTTTGTAGGCTACTACCCTAACCGCGCCCTGGCCGGCCAGCCCGCCAGCTTCAATACCAACGACCTGCGCCTGATCAGCAACCTGCCCAACGCCCTCGATGACAACGCCACCTTCTTCGACGTAGACAACGACGGATTCCTCGATCTGCTCTACGCCACCAATTCCACCCGCTCCGATATGCCCGGCCAGGCCCTGCGTTACTACCGCAACAGCGGCAGCGCCACGCCCGAAACGGCTTTCGTGCTGGCCAATGCCGACTTCGGCCAGCTGCGCACCGCCACGGGCGCGCGCCCTGCCAATCTCTCGCCAGTGGTGGCCGACTTCGACGGCGACGGGACGCCCGACCTGCTGACCGTGGACGCCAGCGGCCAGGTTCGGCTGTTTGCCAACCTGCGGGCCCAATCCGGCATTTTCATTGACCGGTCCAGCCTGTTCTACAACGCCGCCCTGGGCCGCTACGACGATGGCTACCTCGGCGCACATACGCCCAACCACTTCGCCCTAGCCGCCGCTGATGTGAATGCAGATGGCAGTCCCGAGCTGTTTATCGGGACGGAGGCCGGGGGCGTGCTGGCGGCGGGCACCCGCAACCGGGTGCTGAGCACCCGGCCCGCCGCCGCGCAGACTCTGCCGCTGAGCGTGTACCCCAATCCGGCCGCCGCCGCCACAACCGTTGAAACCGCCCGCCCGGCCCGCCTCACGCTACTCGACCTCACCGGCCGCACCGTGCGCACCGTGGCCGTGCCCAGCCGCCGCCACCAGCTGGATTTGCGCGGGCTGGCCGTCGGCGTGTACGTAGTGCGCTGTGAGACGCCGGATGGCCAGCTGGGCGTGCAGCGGCTGGTTGTAAGCGAATAG
- a CDS encoding amidohydrolase, which produces MPDLTVSFIQTSLQWHDPAANWKELQRHIDEISVATDLIVLPEMFTTGFSMDAKHLAETMDGPTVVWMRRLAAARNAVITGSIIIRDEANQYYNRLLWVRPDGSLSYYNKRHLFSMAGEHTVYTSGNERLIEEWRGWRICPLVCYDLRFPVWSRNPMHEPYDLLLYVANWPASRRTAWMTLLRARAMENLAYTMGVNCVGIDGNSLAYAGDSALLDMRGEYLVEVGNQETGITRTLRRADLEAFRERFPALQDADPFELLQPSTEIEQR; this is translated from the coding sequence ATGCCCGACCTAACCGTTTCCTTTATCCAAACTTCGCTGCAATGGCACGATCCGGCCGCTAACTGGAAAGAGCTGCAACGGCACATCGACGAAATTTCGGTGGCTACCGACCTGATTGTGCTGCCGGAAATGTTCACGACCGGCTTCAGCATGGATGCCAAGCATCTGGCCGAAACAATGGACGGCCCCACGGTGGTCTGGATGCGACGGCTGGCCGCCGCCCGCAACGCCGTGATTACCGGCAGTATTATTATCCGCGACGAGGCCAACCAGTACTACAACCGCCTGCTGTGGGTACGCCCCGACGGCAGCCTGAGCTACTACAACAAGCGCCATCTGTTCTCGATGGCCGGCGAACACACGGTATACACTTCCGGCAATGAGCGTCTGATAGAGGAATGGCGCGGCTGGCGCATCTGCCCGCTGGTATGCTACGACCTGCGCTTCCCGGTATGGAGCCGCAACCCCATGCACGAGCCCTACGACCTGTTGCTGTACGTAGCCAACTGGCCCGCCTCGCGCCGCACCGCCTGGATGACGCTGTTGCGGGCCCGCGCCATGGAAAACCTGGCCTATACTATGGGCGTGAACTGCGTGGGCATTGATGGCAACAGCCTGGCCTACGCCGGCGACTCGGCGCTGCTGGACATGCGGGGCGAATATCTGGTGGAAGTCGGCAACCAGGAAACCGGCATCACCCGCACGCTGCGCCGCGCCGATCTGGAGGCTTTCCGGGAGCGTTTCCCTGCCCTGCAGGACGCCGACCCCTTCGAGCTGCTCCAGCCGTCAACTGAGATAGAGCAGCGTTAG
- the hflX gene encoding GTPase HflX, whose product MAKEAKRRQNSTRHPGAVDSAKGRAGRILAKGNKDATYETSLEQETAVLVAVPDKRQADARTQEYLDELAFLAETAGVTVTRRFVQRLDKPDIRTFVGEGKLEEIKAYVQHSNTNVVIFDDDLSPSQLRNLEAELKVKIVDRSLLIIDIFARRAKSATARTQVELAQYQYLLPRLTGLWTHLDKQRGGGVSQRGPGETEIETDRRVVRERIDFLKEKLKDLDKQSHTQRKSRGGVVRAALVGYTNVGKSTIMNLLSRSDVFAENKLFATVDSTVRKIVFDNVPFLLSDTVGFIRKLPTRLIESFKSTLDEIREADLLIHVVDISHPTFEEQMEVVNATLKDIEAADKPMLLVFNKIDQYRADAPADAVPDFEGMNLDEDLPVRPSLAQLQDTYMAKLHDPVIFISAQERENIEELRALITRHVREIHMARYPNFVPGFSVEE is encoded by the coding sequence ATGGCCAAAGAAGCTAAACGCCGCCAGAACAGCACCCGCCACCCCGGCGCCGTCGACAGCGCCAAGGGCCGCGCCGGCCGCATTCTGGCCAAAGGCAACAAAGACGCCACCTACGAAACCTCCCTGGAGCAGGAAACCGCCGTGCTGGTGGCCGTGCCCGACAAGCGCCAGGCCGACGCCCGCACCCAGGAATACCTCGACGAACTGGCCTTCCTGGCCGAAACGGCCGGCGTCACGGTTACGCGCCGCTTCGTGCAGCGCCTCGACAAGCCCGACATCCGCACGTTTGTGGGCGAAGGCAAGCTCGAAGAAATCAAGGCCTACGTGCAGCACAGCAACACCAACGTGGTCATCTTCGACGACGACCTCTCGCCCTCGCAGCTGCGCAACCTGGAGGCCGAGCTGAAGGTGAAAATCGTGGACCGCTCGCTGCTCATCATCGACATCTTTGCCCGCCGGGCCAAGTCCGCCACGGCGCGCACGCAGGTGGAGCTGGCGCAGTATCAGTACCTGCTCCCCCGCCTCACCGGCCTCTGGACTCACCTGGACAAACAGCGTGGCGGTGGCGTAAGCCAGCGGGGCCCGGGGGAAACGGAAATCGAGACGGACCGCCGCGTAGTGCGGGAGCGGATCGACTTCCTGAAAGAGAAGCTCAAAGACCTCGACAAGCAGAGCCACACCCAGCGCAAAAGCCGCGGCGGCGTGGTGCGGGCGGCGCTGGTGGGCTACACCAACGTGGGCAAAAGCACCATCATGAACCTGCTGAGCCGCTCCGACGTGTTTGCCGAAAACAAGCTGTTTGCCACCGTCGACTCTACGGTGCGCAAAATCGTGTTCGACAATGTGCCGTTTCTGCTTTCCGACACCGTGGGATTCATCCGCAAGCTGCCCACCCGCCTGATTGAGAGCTTCAAGAGCACGCTCGACGAAATCCGGGAAGCCGACCTGCTGATTCACGTCGTGGACATCTCGCACCCCACCTTCGAGGAGCAGATGGAGGTGGTGAATGCCACGCTCAAGGACATCGAGGCCGCCGACAAACCCATGCTGCTCGTCTTCAACAAGATTGACCAGTACCGTGCCGACGCCCCCGCCGACGCCGTGCCCGACTTCGAGGGCATGAACCTCGACGAGGACCTGCCCGTGCGCCCCTCGCTGGCGCAGTTGCAGGATACCTACATGGCCAAGCTCCACGACCCGGTGATTTTCATTTCGGCGCAGGAGCGCGAAAACATTGAGGAGCTGCGGGCCCTCATCACGCGGCACGTGCGCGAGATTCACATGGCCCGCTACCCTAATTTTGTTCCCGGCTTCAGCGTGGAAGAATAA
- a CDS encoding c-type cytochrome: MLNIVLWRLHAVVVVLTLLFFLYKLVLLLTGRQEQLRRLRARTRWADSLLLGAGLLTFAAAYLTYTGPKIPWAWVRAVFLTIIALSFVRALRQERRGAARLFLLGLVVSYGLHTYSALVIQGPQQPNVLRQALLGEAPNAVALSGTIPTAAGLPETTATPDADAPVENAPAGLSDADAAAIADATSDEPAATPSPELAAGQALFAKNCVVCHGPDGQRGLNGAHDLTKSNLNTAGRVYLVTNGLGKMPAFQGKLTDAQIQQVVAYSLTLR, from the coding sequence ATGCTGAATATCGTTTTGTGGCGGCTGCACGCCGTCGTGGTGGTGCTGACGCTGTTGTTTTTCCTCTACAAGCTGGTGCTGCTGCTCACGGGCCGCCAGGAGCAACTGCGCCGCCTGCGCGCCCGCACCCGCTGGGCCGACAGCCTGCTGCTGGGTGCCGGCCTGCTCACGTTTGCGGCCGCCTACCTCACGTACACGGGTCCCAAAATACCGTGGGCCTGGGTCAGGGCAGTGTTCTTAACGATTATTGCCCTGAGCTTTGTCCGGGCACTACGGCAAGAGCGCCGGGGGGCAGCCCGCCTCTTCCTGCTGGGCTTGGTAGTCAGCTACGGCCTTCATACGTACAGCGCGCTCGTCATTCAGGGGCCGCAGCAGCCCAACGTGCTACGGCAGGCGCTGCTGGGAGAAGCGCCTAATGCGGTGGCCTTGTCGGGCACTATACCCACCGCCGCCGGCCTGCCCGAAACCACCGCCACCCCTGATGCCGATGCACCCGTAGAAAACGCCCCGGCTGGCCTGTCCGACGCCGACGCGGCCGCCATTGCCGACGCCACTTCCGATGAGCCGGCAGCCACGCCCAGCCCGGAACTGGCCGCCGGGCAGGCCCTGTTTGCCAAGAACTGCGTAGTATGCCACGGGCCCGACGGCCAGCGCGGCCTCAACGGCGCCCACGACCTCACCAAAAGCAACCTCAACACCGCCGGCCGCGTGTACCTAGTCACGAACGGCCTGGGCAAGATGCCGGCCTTCCAGGGCAAGCTCACCGACGCCCAGATTCAGCAGGTGGTAGCCTACTCGCTTACGCTGCGCTAA
- the rfbC gene encoding dTDP-4-dehydrorhamnose 3,5-epimerase, translated as MEFKYFDIAGAVEILPRVFGDVRGAFFESFSERRLAEAGISGEWVQDNQSRSDRGVVRGLHFQKPPFAQAKLVRVASGRALDVIVDIRRDSPTYGQHLSIELDSERFNMLYVPVGFAHGFTALEDNTLFLYKCTNYYAPESEGGLLWNDPTLGINWGVQNPTISAKDQVLPTLAEFNSPF; from the coding sequence ATGGAGTTTAAGTATTTTGATATTGCCGGGGCAGTGGAAATCCTGCCGCGCGTATTCGGGGATGTCCGAGGCGCCTTTTTCGAGTCGTTCAGTGAGCGGCGGCTGGCCGAAGCCGGCATCAGCGGCGAGTGGGTGCAGGACAACCAGTCGCGCTCCGACCGGGGCGTGGTGCGGGGTCTGCACTTCCAGAAGCCGCCCTTCGCCCAGGCCAAGCTGGTGCGCGTAGCCAGCGGCCGCGCACTCGATGTGATAGTGGATATCCGCCGCGACTCGCCCACTTACGGTCAGCATCTGTCGATAGAGCTGGATTCGGAGCGCTTCAACATGCTGTACGTGCCCGTAGGCTTCGCGCACGGCTTCACGGCCCTAGAAGACAACACGCTGTTCCTGTATAAGTGCACCAACTACTACGCCCCCGAATCGGAAGGCGGCCTGCTCTGGAACGACCCCACGCTGGGCATCAACTGGGGCGTGCAGAACCCCACCATCTCCGCCAAAGACCAAGTGCTTCCCACGCTGGCCGAGTTCAACTCTCCATTTTAA
- a CDS encoding glycosyltransferase family 4 protein — protein MRVALVINTSWNIWNFRRSLVKALQDAGHEVLAIAPPDAYSERLETELGCRYVPILMENKGTNPVKDALLTRSFYTIYKREKPDVVLHYTIKPNIYGTLAAKLAGIPSVNNVSGLGTVFIVKNLVSQVALGLYRFAFRFPRKVFFQNDDDRQLFLQHQLVQPAITDLLPGSGVATDKFQPAATFRRNTPFVFLMIARVLYEKGVEEYFEAARLVREAVPGTRVQLLGGVDESGGVGVKRAVFEQWLKAGHVEYLGTSDNVAAQIREADCVVLPSYREGTPKTLLEAAAMAKPIVTTDVPGCRETVVDGQNGLLCEVRNAADLAAKMLQILRLPAAELEQMGRAGRHLAETKFDERIVLDKYLREVAAVGKR, from the coding sequence ATGCGCGTTGCCCTGGTCATCAATACAAGCTGGAACATCTGGAACTTCCGCCGCAGCCTGGTAAAGGCCCTGCAGGACGCCGGGCACGAGGTGCTGGCCATTGCCCCGCCCGATGCCTACTCCGAGCGTCTCGAAACCGAGCTGGGCTGCCGCTACGTACCCATTCTGATGGAAAACAAGGGCACCAACCCCGTGAAGGATGCCCTGCTTACGCGCAGCTTCTACACCATCTATAAGCGCGAAAAGCCCGATGTGGTGCTGCATTACACCATCAAGCCCAACATCTACGGCACGCTGGCCGCCAAGCTGGCCGGCATCCCGAGCGTGAACAACGTGAGTGGCCTGGGCACGGTGTTTATCGTGAAAAACCTGGTGAGCCAGGTGGCGCTGGGCCTCTACCGCTTCGCGTTCCGGTTTCCGCGCAAGGTGTTTTTCCAGAACGACGACGACCGGCAGCTGTTTCTGCAGCACCAACTGGTGCAGCCCGCCATTACCGACCTGCTGCCCGGCTCCGGCGTGGCCACCGACAAGTTCCAGCCCGCCGCCACGTTCCGGCGCAACACGCCTTTCGTGTTCCTGATGATTGCGCGCGTGCTCTACGAAAAGGGCGTGGAAGAATACTTTGAGGCCGCCCGTCTGGTGCGCGAAGCCGTGCCCGGCACGCGGGTGCAGCTACTAGGCGGCGTGGATGAAAGCGGCGGCGTGGGCGTGAAGCGCGCCGTGTTTGAGCAGTGGTTGAAAGCCGGCCACGTCGAGTACCTGGGCACCTCCGACAATGTGGCCGCCCAGATCCGGGAGGCCGACTGCGTGGTGCTGCCCAGCTACCGCGAAGGCACGCCCAAAACCCTGCTCGAAGCCGCCGCCATGGCCAAGCCCATCGTCACGACGGACGTGCCCGGCTGCCGCGAAACCGTAGTGGATGGCCAGAACGGCCTGCTCTGTGAGGTGCGCAACGCCGCCGACCTGGCCGCCAAGATGCTGCAGATTCTGCGCCTGCCCGCCGCTGAGCTGGAGCAGATGGGCCGCGCCGGCCGCCACCTCGCCGAAACCAAGTTCGACGAGCGGATAGTGCTGGACAAGTACCTGCGCGAAGTAGCCGCCGTAGGAAAACGGTAA